Proteins from a single region of Sebastes umbrosus isolate fSebUmb1 chromosome 8, fSebUmb1.pri, whole genome shotgun sequence:
- the rasgef1ba gene encoding ras-GEF domain-containing family member 1B-A isoform X2 translates to MPQTPPFTGQLNTSSYNKNLYQTKDDSYAGLYYHDNNLASGSLEALVHHLVPTLDYYPDRTYIFTFLLSSRLFVRPYELMSKVCHLCMEQQRLSDPQADKMRVRKIAPKILQLLTEWTETFPYDFRDERMMRSLKELTHRLASGDEVYRKTVGQMSQGLIRRLTVLSQYEEALVKINATAAERLTALKAKPQASIQRDMLSICNDPFTVAQQLTHIELERLSYIGPEEFVQAFVQKDPLDNDKSCFSDHKKASNLEAYVEWFNRLSYLVATEICMPVKKKHRARVIEFFIDVARECYNIGNFNSLMAIISGMNMSPVSRLKKTWSKVKTAKFDILEHQMDPSSNFYNYRTALRGATQRSITANSSREKIVIPFFSLLIKDLYFLNEGCANRLQSGHINFEKFWELAKQVSEFMAWKKVECPFEKDRKILQYLLTAPVFTEDALYLASYESEGPENNMEKDRWKSLRSTLLSRV, encoded by the exons ATGCCTCAGACACCACCGTTCACGGGGCAGCTGAACACCAGCAGCTACAACAAGAACCTGTACCAGACCAAGGATGACAGCTACGCCGGCCTGTATTACCATGACAACAACCTGGCATCCGGGTCCCTGGAGGCCCTCGTTCACCACTTGGTCCCGACTCTAGACTATTATCCAGAT AGGACGTACATCTTCACCTTCCTGCTCAGCTCGCGCCTTTTTGTCCGCCCGTACGAACTCATGTCGAAGGTGTGTCACCTGTGCATGGAGCAACAACGACTCAGCGATCCTCAAGCCGACAAG ATGAGAGTCCGGAAGATCGCTCCCAAGATCCTCCAGCTGCTGACGGAGTGGACGGAAACCTTCCCGTACGACTTCAGAGACGAGAGGATGATGCGGAGCCTGAAGGAGCTGACCCATCGGCTGGCCAGTGGAGACGAG GTTTACAGGAAGACGGTCGGCCAGATGAGCCAGGGTCTGATCCGGAGGCTGACGGTGCTCAGCCAGTACGAGGAGGCGCTGGTCAAGATCAACGCCACGGCGGCGGAGCGACTGACGGCTCTTAAGGCGAAGCCCCAGGCGTCCATCCAGAGAGACATGCTGTCCATCTGCAACGACCCGTTCACCGTCGCCCAGCAGCTCACGCACATAGAACTG GAGAGACTGAGTTACATCGGACCTGAAGAATTCGTCCAGGCCTTCGTCCAGAAAGACCCGCTGGACAACGATAAG agCTGCTTCAGTGATCACAAGAAGGCCAGCAACCTGGAAGCTTACGTTGAATGGTTCAACAGACTCAGTTATCTGGTGGCTACAGAGATCTGCATG CCTGTGAAGAAGAAGCACCGAGCTCGAGTCATCGAGTTCTTCATCGACGTGGCACGCGAATGCTACAACATCGGCAACTTTAACTCCCTCATGGCCATCATAT CTGGGATGAACATGAGTCCTGTGTCACGGCTCAAGAAGACCTGGAGTAAAGTCAAAACGGCCAAGTTTGACATCTTAGAA CACCAGATGGATCCTTCCAGCAACTTCTACAACTACAGAACGGCGCTGAGAGGAGCCACACAGCGGTCGATCACCgccaacagcagcagagagaag ATCGTCATACCTTTCTTCAGCCTGCTCATAAAAGACCTCTACTTCCTCAACGAGGGATGTGCCAACCGGCTCCAGAGCGGACACATCAACTTCGAG AAATTCTGGGAACTCGCCAAACAAGTGAGCGAGTTCATGGCGTGGAAGAAGGTGGAGTGTCCGTTTGAGAAGGACCGCAAGATCCTGCAGTACCTGCTGACCGCTCCAGTGTTCACCGAAGATG CGTTGTATCTGGCGTCGTACGAGAGTGAAGGTCCTGAGAACAACATGGAGAAGGACAGATGGAAGTCTCTGAG ATCCACTCTGCTAAGCAGGGTCTAA
- the LOC119492510 gene encoding uncharacterized protein LOC119492510, whose protein sequence is MSRWTRRHPEESSGLCVCEDCLHFVQLVKMNPAMINSTSSVSTTKRKREAERSVNWTVEETQVLLCAWSDERIQKSLAENLRNRHVFKHLSARMSEMGFSRSPHQCRLRVKTLKANYVRAKLQRSVDSSQPCTFKYFAEMDAVLGRRSAGGEGGPYFVSPERMAEHHLDSIDRTGSIPADLNSNTEISGHHFGSLGRTGRQRLSSLEERGGCQSWQLDSEVKLEDREDSTDEFEFSNTGFPQRHHEVYLESSIHREMTGTLVENGMSTPSPHVVPPPPPAAPPSPPPPLTQSTASPLTAHPDPCLNTPPTSGNHHPESSCLKHLSDCFQRLVSETRGLLVQLESQRQEQAHWHQDLLSQWLQREERRQRETAEREERREKARMEHEIRVLELLTSLAREQRCKCESSQTVAEAPTGPNHTINKGGN, encoded by the exons ATGTCACGCTGGACTCGACGTCACCCGGAAGAGAGCagcggtctgtgtgtgtgtgaggattgtttacattttgttcagctcGTTAAAATGAATCCTGCGATGATCAACTCCACCAGCTCCGTTTCCACGACCAAAA GAAAACGAGAAGCTGAGCGCTCGGTTAATTGGACGGTGGAGGAGACTCAGGTGCTGCTTTGCGCCTGGAGCGACGAGCGCATCCAGAAGAGTTTGGCAGAAAACCTTCGCAACCGGCATGTCTTCAAACACCTCTCAGCCCGCATGAGTGAAATGGGTTTCTCTCGGAGTCCACACCAGTGTCGGCTTCGGGTCAAAACTCTGAAGGCCAACTATGTGAGAGCCAAACTACAGAGGAGCGTTGACAGCTCGCAGCCTTgcacttttaaatattttgcagAGATGGATGCTGTGTTGGGCCGGAGGTCAGCGGGAGGGGAAGGAGGGCCATATTTTGTTTCTCCGGAACGGATGGCAGAGCATCACCTTGACTCTATTGACAGGACAGGAAGTATCCCGGCAGATTTAAATTCTAATACAGAGATTAGTGGACACCATTTTGGCTCTTTGGGGAGGACAGGGAGACAACGTTTGAGCTCtttggaggagagaggaggttgtCAGTCATGGCAGCTCGACTCTGAAGTCAAGCTGGAGGACAGAGAAGATTCAACGGATGAGTTTGAGTTCAGTAATACGGGATTCCCTCAGCGACACCATGAAGTTTATCTGGAATCATCCATCCATCGTGAAATGACGG GTACACTAGTGGAAAACGGCATGAGCACACCTTCCCCACATGTAgtcccacctccacctccagctgctccaccttctcctcctccccctctcacCCAATCCACTGCCTCTCCTCTCACTGCACACCCTGATCCATGCCTTAACACCCCCCCTACCTCTGGCAATCATCACCCCGAGTCCTCCTGCCTCAAGCACCTGTCGGACTGCTTCCAGCGGCTGGTGTCGGAGACCCGGGGCCTGCTGGTGCAGCTGGAGAGCCAGCGGCAGGAGCAGGCTCACTGGCATCAGGACCTCCTGTCGCAGTGGCTGCAGAGGGAGGAGCGCCGGCAGAGGGAGACGGccgagagggaggagaggagggagaaagctCGCATGGAGCATGAGATCAGAGTCCTGGAGCTCCTCACCAGTCTAGCCAGAGAACAACGGTGTAAATGTGAAAGCAGCCAGACTGTAGCAGAGGCACCAACTGGTCCAAATCATACCATCAACAAAGGCGGGAATTAG